In Hoeflea ulvae, one genomic interval encodes:
- the cobS gene encoding cobaltochelatase subunit CobS, with amino-acid sequence MSKIDLDITNLPDTTVNVREVFGIDSDISVPAYKERDSYVPDLDPDYLFDRDTTLAILAGFAHNRRVMVSGYHGTGKSTHIEQVAARLNWPCVRVNLDSHVSRIDLVGKDAIVVRDGLQITEFKDGILPWAYQHNVALVFDEYDAGRPDVMFVIQRVLESSGRLTLLDQSRVIRPHPAFRLFATANTVGLGDTTGLYHGTQQINQAQMDRWSIVTTLNYLPHDQEVDIVASKVKEFAKGDGRDTISRMVRVADMTRSSFINGDLSTVMSPRTVITWAENAEIFGDVAFAFRLTFLNKCDELERALVAEHYQRAFGVELKESAANIVLSASA; translated from the coding sequence ATGAGCAAGATCGACCTCGACATAACCAACCTGCCCGACACCACCGTCAATGTGCGTGAGGTGTTTGGCATTGATTCGGACATCTCTGTCCCGGCCTACAAGGAGCGCGACTCCTATGTGCCTGACCTGGATCCGGATTACCTGTTTGACCGCGACACCACGCTCGCCATTCTCGCAGGCTTTGCCCACAACCGCCGGGTGATGGTCTCCGGCTATCACGGCACCGGCAAGTCGACCCATATCGAACAGGTTGCCGCCCGGCTCAACTGGCCCTGCGTGCGCGTCAATCTCGACAGCCATGTCAGCCGCATCGATCTCGTCGGCAAGGACGCCATCGTGGTGCGCGACGGGCTGCAGATCACCGAATTCAAGGACGGGATCCTGCCCTGGGCCTATCAGCACAATGTCGCGCTGGTGTTTGACGAATATGACGCCGGCCGCCCGGACGTGATGTTCGTGATCCAGCGGGTGCTGGAATCCTCGGGCCGCCTGACATTGCTCGACCAGAGCCGCGTCATCCGGCCACACCCGGCATTCCGCCTGTTCGCCACCGCCAACACCGTTGGCCTGGGCGACACCACCGGACTCTATCACGGCACCCAGCAGATCAACCAGGCGCAGATGGACCGCTGGTCGATCGTGACCACGCTGAACTATCTGCCGCATGACCAGGAGGTCGACATCGTCGCCTCCAAGGTCAAGGAATTCGCCAAGGGCGACGGTCGCGACACGATCTCGCGCATGGTGCGGGTGGCCGACATGACCCGGTCCTCCTTCATCAATGGCGATCTGTCGACGGTGATGAGCCCGCGGACCGTGATTACCTGGGCGGAAAACGCCGAGATCTTCGGGGACGTGGCCTTCGCCTTCCGTCTGACCTTCCTCAACAAGTGCGACGAGCTGGAACGCGCGCTGGTGGCTGAACACTATCAACGGGCGTTCGGCGTCGAGTTGAAGGAAAGCGCTGCCAATATCGTTCTCAGCGCCAGCGCCTGA